Proteins found in one Synechococcus sp. LA31 genomic segment:
- a CDS encoding potassium channel family protein — MITCLMLPHGLRQLAAIGYLSLPLVLLSALGNPIDQGRWPQLRTHIYRLLAFTTWVASLVWYLTPLSQQGTGVALLALWALLVLWSCERLIRNLAMERCINREVLLGALAGYLLLGLAAGLLFSGLETVAPGSFAAGRSLEGPVLRWQGATPDPSSPVWTVDFVELNYFAFVTLTTTGYGDIHPVTPQTQMLCVLVAITGTVYLAMVMGLLISRYTARDVEDDLEN; from the coding sequence GTGATCACCTGTCTGATGCTGCCCCATGGGTTGCGTCAGCTGGCTGCGATTGGTTACCTCTCCCTGCCCTTGGTGTTGTTGAGCGCGCTCGGCAATCCCATCGACCAGGGGCGCTGGCCGCAGCTGCGAACTCACATCTACAGACTGCTGGCCTTCACAACCTGGGTTGCGTCGCTGGTTTGGTATCTCACCCCCCTCTCGCAGCAGGGCACGGGTGTGGCGTTGCTGGCGTTATGGGCGCTGCTGGTGCTGTGGAGTTGCGAGCGCTTGATCCGCAATTTGGCCATGGAGCGTTGCATCAATCGCGAGGTGCTGTTAGGTGCCCTGGCGGGTTATTTGTTGCTTGGACTCGCGGCTGGGTTGTTGTTCAGTGGGCTGGAAACGGTGGCGCCCGGAAGCTTTGCGGCTGGTCGGTCTTTGGAGGGCCCTGTGCTGCGCTGGCAGGGAGCCACGCCTGATCCATCGAGCCCCGTGTGGACGGTGGATTTCGTTGAGCTCAACTATTTCGCCTTCGTCACCCTCACCACCACTGGCTATGGCGACATCCACCCGGTGACGCCGCAGACCCAGATGCTCTGCGTGCTGGTGGCGATCACCGGCACGGTGTATCTGGCGATGGTGATGGGTCTGCTGATCAGCCGCTACACCGCCCGCGATGTGGAAGATGATCTCGAAAACTAG
- a CDS encoding SOS response-associated peptidase — translation ARAETVAEKPSFRGAWRHRRCLLPANSFLEKGHRIQRRDGALFWLAGIWDRWIGPDGSEVESCCVLTSPPNALVAPLHNRMPVVLPDGLEQAWLETKDGPGLRALEPLLLGWDGGGWCVDPPPRANEQLPLFV, via the coding sequence TGCCCGAGCGGAAACAGTGGCGGAGAAACCCAGTTTTCGCGGTGCTTGGCGGCATCGGCGCTGCTTGCTGCCGGCCAATTCCTTTTTGGAGAAAGGCCATCGCATCCAGCGGCGGGATGGAGCGCTGTTCTGGTTGGCGGGCATCTGGGATCGTTGGATCGGTCCCGATGGCAGCGAAGTGGAGAGCTGCTGCGTGCTCACCTCTCCACCCAATGCCCTGGTGGCGCCACTGCACAACCGCATGCCGGTGGTCCTTCCCGATGGACTGGAGCAGGCCTGGCTGGAAACGAAAGATGGCCCAGGCCTGCGCGCGCTTGAACCCTTGCTGCTGGGTTGGGATGGTGGAGGTTGGTGTGTGGATCCGCCGCCGCGGGCGAACGAGCAGTTGCCACTGTTCGTTTGA